In a genomic window of Streptomyces noursei ATCC 11455:
- a CDS encoding caspase family protein — protein sequence MSEYDARGKVNRALLICVHDYETLTRLPAVEANAEALRHALTRPGTDLFTADEVVVCRPHRPEDLSTALRTAADEARGLLLVYFSGHGWVGNDGADLQLMVGASDTRQSYTTVSWQDTVLSCLDNARADRVVIVLECCYSGNADSAFYALRKPVSLLMAHQPNRRIFSGDEQAGGTAFTRAVVRILEQGRADRPFVTFDDLAGALRDELVDERTPMGEPWEPRAAKQNTLDDVILSFATPENRPATPLKVRLRRWYNEHSRRRAKLLIALAAVCALLAAGLVAARVLTPPAPCPPALELRLLTAPEAEPALRRAAFDYEMSPLNTRPLDGERDLPDGCRRAQITVYSAAKDQIDQGFAAADRWQGEAHGGAPEAPARSTAPDPLYRPGPQPDLWIPESTADYEEARRGMPSTGSPATLSDTGPVAYSPLVVGIPAGTQLDGVERVDAPWKDLLTSTDSDHRNLRLLRPSPVLSGTGLLHTLGLYLAGDGAPIGPSGAPDPTRAQDAERRLVAPGSQYAGSPELLCSLRQDGGPDQAPDRPGTGRSPHSAPLVSEKSLADFNLGHALGGCPALDAPPPLGDRYYAYYPKNVPALDHPLIRVDWAGTADAAPRRAAVARFADWLRDPAGGQRSLTAQGYRGLPEKDGSAPRPNPASPLLNPRADTDPTAPVTRFTAGPDQVAQVLTDYNRAQRASRLLILMDTSTSMADGGKLPIVVGAAARALEMVGAHHTYGLWTFPDPAHPGDPAAVRRAVPLGSTDPAPGRAALDRIAKGELVDHGAAMEEALTTAVTEMKKPGEGNSAIVLLIDEDDGGPRRAAGVEQKLTTLLKEAPEVPVLTVVMGRVGCDTFVFQGLARASAGQCVPGGPAAPDLLAGLVASVGTAGTVRR from the coding sequence ATGTCCGAGTACGACGCCCGGGGCAAGGTCAACCGCGCCCTGCTGATCTGCGTCCACGACTACGAGACGCTGACCCGCCTGCCCGCCGTCGAGGCCAACGCCGAGGCGCTCCGCCACGCCCTGACCCGCCCCGGCACCGACCTGTTCACCGCCGACGAGGTGGTGGTCTGCCGGCCCCACCGGCCCGAGGACCTCAGCACCGCCCTGCGCACCGCCGCCGACGAGGCGCGCGGCCTGCTGCTGGTGTACTTCTCCGGCCACGGCTGGGTCGGCAACGACGGCGCCGACCTCCAGCTGATGGTGGGAGCCTCGGACACCCGCCAGAGCTACACCACCGTCTCCTGGCAGGACACCGTGCTCTCCTGCCTGGACAACGCCCGCGCCGACCGCGTCGTGATCGTCCTGGAGTGCTGCTACTCCGGGAACGCCGACAGTGCCTTCTACGCCCTGCGCAAGCCCGTCTCGCTGCTGATGGCCCACCAGCCCAACCGCCGGATCTTCAGCGGCGACGAGCAGGCCGGCGGCACCGCCTTCACCCGCGCCGTGGTGCGGATCCTCGAACAGGGCCGCGCCGACCGGCCGTTCGTCACCTTCGACGACCTCGCCGGCGCCCTGCGCGACGAACTCGTCGACGAACGGACCCCGATGGGCGAGCCGTGGGAGCCGCGCGCCGCCAAACAGAACACCCTCGACGACGTCATCCTCTCCTTCGCCACCCCCGAGAACCGGCCGGCCACCCCGCTGAAGGTCCGGCTGCGCCGCTGGTACAACGAGCACTCGCGGCGGCGCGCCAAGCTCCTCATCGCCCTCGCCGCGGTGTGCGCGCTGCTCGCCGCGGGCCTGGTCGCGGCCCGCGTGCTGACCCCGCCCGCACCCTGCCCGCCCGCCCTGGAACTGCGCCTGCTCACCGCGCCCGAGGCCGAGCCCGCCCTGCGCCGGGCCGCGTTCGACTACGAGATGTCCCCGCTCAACACCCGCCCGCTGGACGGCGAACGGGACCTCCCCGACGGCTGCCGGCGGGCCCAGATCACCGTCTACTCCGCCGCCAAGGACCAGATCGACCAGGGCTTCGCCGCCGCCGACCGCTGGCAGGGCGAGGCGCACGGCGGCGCCCCCGAGGCCCCCGCCAGGTCCACCGCTCCCGACCCCCTCTACCGGCCCGGTCCGCAGCCGGACCTGTGGATCCCCGAATCCACCGCCGACTACGAGGAGGCCCGCCGCGGCATGCCGTCCACCGGCTCCCCGGCCACCCTGTCCGACACCGGCCCGGTCGCCTACAGCCCCCTGGTCGTCGGCATCCCCGCCGGCACCCAACTCGACGGCGTCGAACGGGTCGACGCACCCTGGAAGGACCTGCTGACCAGCACCGACAGCGACCACCGGAACCTGCGGCTGCTGCGCCCCAGCCCGGTCCTGTCCGGCACCGGGCTGCTGCACACCCTCGGCCTCTACCTCGCCGGCGACGGCGCCCCCATCGGGCCGTCCGGCGCCCCCGACCCCACCCGCGCCCAGGACGCCGAGCGCCGCCTGGTCGCCCCCGGCAGCCAGTACGCCGGCAGCCCCGAACTCCTGTGCTCGCTGCGCCAGGACGGCGGCCCGGACCAGGCCCCGGACCGGCCCGGCACCGGCCGGAGCCCGCACTCCGCCCCCCTGGTCTCCGAGAAGTCCCTCGCCGACTTCAACCTCGGCCACGCTCTCGGCGGCTGCCCCGCCCTCGACGCCCCGCCGCCCCTCGGCGACCGCTACTACGCCTACTACCCCAAGAACGTCCCGGCGCTGGACCACCCGCTGATCCGCGTGGACTGGGCCGGCACCGCCGACGCCGCACCCCGCCGGGCCGCCGTCGCCCGGTTCGCCGACTGGCTGCGCGACCCGGCCGGCGGCCAGCGGTCGCTCACCGCGCAGGGCTACCGCGGCCTCCCCGAGAAGGACGGCTCCGCGCCCCGTCCCAACCCCGCGTCCCCGCTCCTCAACCCCCGCGCCGACACCGACCCCACCGCCCCCGTCACCCGCTTCACCGCCGGCCCCGACCAGGTCGCCCAGGTGCTGACCGACTACAACCGGGCACAACGCGCCAGTCGGCTGCTGATCCTGATGGACACCTCCACCTCGATGGCCGACGGCGGCAAGCTCCCGATCGTGGTCGGCGCCGCCGCCCGCGCCCTGGAGATGGTCGGCGCCCACCACACCTACGGCCTGTGGACCTTCCCCGACCCCGCGCACCCCGGCGACCCGGCGGCGGTCCGCCGGGCCGTCCCGCTCGGCAGCACCGACCCCGCGCCCGGCCGGGCCGCCCTGGACCGGATCGCCAAGGGCGAACTGGTCGACCACGGCGCCGCGATGGAGGAGGCGCTGACCACGGCGGTGACCGAGATGAAGAAACCGGGCGAGGGCAACAGCGCCATCGTGCTGCTCATCGACGAGGACGACGGCGGTCCCCGGCGGGCCGCGGGCGTGGAACAGAAGCTCACCACCCTGCTGAAGGAGGCCCCCGAGGTGCCGGTGCTGACCGTGGTGATGGGCCGGGTGGGCTGCGACACCTTCGTCTTCCAGGGGCTGGCCCGCGCCTCCGCCGGGCAGTGCGTGCCCGGCGGCCCGGCCGCGCCCGACCTGCTGGCCGGGCTGGTCGCCTCGGTCGGCACCGCGGGGACGGTGCGGCGGTGA
- a CDS encoding extracellular solute-binding protein, translating to MRAGAALPAAALALLLTAAVGGCTSGRPAPEQGPIVLATGSDLSSSGVRQDLIHAWERRTGRTVRIVKLPDTADAQRSQLLAAGQAGNSGYDVLNIDVAWTAEFAAAHVIRPWDGGLDGDFLPSVVKTATGDDGRIWAVPFNTDAGLLYYRKDILKKYHHSAEPPSNWGELKNVAIEVTNAYNREAARAAKAAGKAPPPTLYGMVAQLRPYEGLTVNTLEAAWANGGNPDATSFSKGEQIGALQMGVAELKSRLDTIMPHEATAMDETESRRWFADGRALFMRNWPVEYASIAEKLTPLVQFDVAQLPARPDGKRMSVLGGQNLAIAADSTHPSGARALIEALTDPESERCLLERGFAATRSSAYRTAGGAPHCPLPPGDAQRGEHGAGGAPSAPPDGPPPYTQVLKGALLAAEPRPRSAHYQTFSKVVQIRVSEYLDSQGGTAIADELAKEADQALSGRE from the coding sequence GTGAGGGCCGGGGCCGCCCTGCCGGCCGCCGCCCTGGCGCTGCTCCTGACCGCCGCGGTCGGCGGCTGCACGTCCGGACGACCCGCCCCCGAACAGGGCCCGATCGTCCTGGCCACCGGCAGCGACCTCAGCAGCTCCGGCGTCCGCCAGGACCTCATCCACGCCTGGGAGCGCCGCACCGGCCGCACCGTGCGGATCGTCAAACTCCCCGACACCGCCGACGCCCAGCGCAGCCAGCTGCTGGCCGCCGGACAGGCCGGCAACAGCGGCTACGACGTGCTCAACATCGACGTGGCCTGGACTGCGGAGTTCGCCGCCGCCCACGTCATCCGCCCCTGGGACGGCGGCCTGGACGGCGACTTCCTGCCCAGCGTGGTCAAGACCGCCACCGGCGACGACGGCAGGATCTGGGCGGTCCCCTTCAACACCGACGCCGGGCTCCTCTACTACCGCAAGGACATCCTGAAGAAGTACCACCACTCCGCCGAACCCCCCTCCAACTGGGGCGAGTTGAAGAACGTCGCCATCGAGGTGACCAACGCCTACAACCGCGAGGCCGCGCGGGCCGCGAAGGCCGCCGGCAAGGCACCGCCGCCCACCCTCTACGGCATGGTCGCCCAGCTGCGCCCCTACGAGGGGCTGACCGTGAACACCCTGGAGGCCGCCTGGGCCAACGGCGGCAACCCGGACGCCACCAGCTTCAGCAAGGGCGAGCAGATCGGCGCGCTCCAGATGGGCGTCGCCGAACTCAAGAGCCGGCTCGACACGATCATGCCGCACGAGGCCACCGCGATGGACGAGACCGAGAGCCGCCGCTGGTTCGCCGACGGCCGCGCGCTGTTCATGCGCAACTGGCCGGTGGAGTACGCCTCGATCGCCGAGAAGCTCACCCCGCTCGTGCAGTTCGACGTCGCCCAGCTGCCCGCCCGGCCCGACGGCAAGCGGATGTCGGTGCTGGGCGGGCAGAACCTCGCGATCGCCGCCGACAGCACCCACCCGTCCGGCGCCCGGGCCCTGATCGAGGCGCTGACCGACCCGGAGAGCGAACGCTGCCTCCTGGAACGGGGCTTCGCGGCGACCCGCAGCTCGGCCTACCGCACGGCCGGCGGGGCGCCGCACTGCCCGCTGCCGCCGGGCGACGCCCAGCGCGGCGAGCACGGCGCCGGCGGAGCGCCGTCCGCCCCGCCCGACGGGCCGCCGCCCTACACGCAGGTGCTCAAAGGGGCCCTGCTCGCCGCCGAGCCGAGACCGCGCAGCGCCCACTACCAGACCTTCAGCAAGGTCGTGCAGATCCGGGTCTCGGAGTACCTCGACAGCCAGGGCGGCACCGCCATCGCCGACGAGCTCGCCAAGGAGGCCGACCAGGCGCTCAGCGGCCGGGAGTGA
- a CDS encoding inorganic phosphate transporter — MEHITLLIGIVIVTALVFDFTNGFHDTANAMATTISTGALRPKTAVAMSAGLNLVGAFLSVEVAKTISGGIIDESSGIRPEVIFAGLVGAIIWNLLTWLAGLPSSSSHALFGGLIGATLVSVGTHGVHGQAVVMKVLIPAVAAPFVAGLASMAATRLTYRLARNRAEADTAKGYRAGQIASAALVSLAHGTNDAQKTMGVITLALITGGVVAPHSDPPMWVIASAGLAIALGTYLGGWRIIRTMGKGITDIQPPQGFAAQTGAAATILASSHLGFALSTTQVCSGAVMGSGLGRKGGVVRWSTAGRMVVAWGLTLPAAGLVSAGAAFLADQGTWGVTTVAVLALAIGGGIWAASRRKPVDHTNVNDGPAAEPAGVVTTALQTVAPPPAGPVVAAVTAPAATEAGVAPTHPDPAQSPARPAAATS, encoded by the coding sequence ATGGAACACATCACGCTTCTCATCGGGATCGTGATCGTCACGGCCTTGGTGTTCGACTTTACGAACGGCTTCCACGACACGGCCAACGCTATGGCCACCACCATCTCCACCGGGGCCCTGCGACCCAAGACCGCGGTGGCGATGTCGGCGGGACTCAATCTCGTCGGGGCGTTCCTCTCCGTCGAGGTGGCCAAGACCATCTCCGGCGGCATCATCGACGAGAGCTCCGGCATCAGACCTGAAGTGATCTTCGCCGGTCTGGTCGGCGCCATCATCTGGAACCTCCTGACCTGGCTCGCCGGTCTCCCCTCCAGTTCGTCCCACGCCCTCTTCGGCGGTCTGATCGGCGCGACGCTGGTGTCCGTCGGCACCCACGGGGTGCACGGCCAGGCCGTGGTGATGAAGGTCCTGATCCCGGCGGTGGCCGCTCCGTTCGTCGCGGGGCTCGCCTCGATGGCGGCGACCCGGCTCACCTACCGGCTGGCCCGCAACCGCGCCGAGGCCGACACCGCCAAGGGCTACCGCGCCGGGCAGATCGCCTCGGCGGCCCTGGTCTCGCTGGCCCACGGCACCAACGACGCGCAGAAGACGATGGGCGTGATCACCCTCGCGCTGATCACCGGCGGGGTCGTCGCCCCGCACTCCGACCCGCCGATGTGGGTCATCGCCTCCGCGGGCCTGGCCATCGCGCTCGGCACCTACCTGGGCGGCTGGCGGATCATCCGCACCATGGGCAAGGGCATCACCGACATCCAGCCGCCGCAGGGCTTCGCCGCCCAGACCGGCGCGGCGGCCACCATCCTGGCCTCCTCCCACCTCGGCTTCGCGCTCTCCACCACCCAGGTCTGCTCCGGCGCCGTGATGGGCTCCGGACTGGGCCGCAAGGGCGGCGTGGTGCGCTGGTCCACGGCCGGGCGGATGGTCGTGGCCTGGGGGCTGACCCTGCCGGCCGCCGGCCTGGTCTCCGCGGGTGCCGCCTTCCTCGCCGACCAGGGCACCTGGGGCGTGACGACGGTCGCCGTGCTGGCCCTGGCGATCGGCGGCGGCATCTGGGCGGCCTCCCGGCGCAAGCCGGTGGACCACACCAACGTCAACGACGGACCGGCGGCGGAGCCGGCCGGTGTCGTCACCACGGCGCTGCAGACCGTCGCCCCGCCCCCGGCGGGCCCGGTCGTCGCGGCGGTCACCGCTCCGGCGGCCACCGAGGCAGGCGTCGCTCCCACCCACCCGGACCCGGCGCAATCCCCCGCCCGGCCCGCGGCGGCCACCTCCTGA